One part of the Salmo salar chromosome ssa10, Ssal_v3.1, whole genome shotgun sequence genome encodes these proteins:
- the use1 gene encoding vesicle transport protein USE1, which yields MASSRLEINFIRLLSRCESIASEKRVETEWRLEKYVGALEEMLVALRKSPSKPTVEVMTDYTRKVDFLKGLLEAEKLSGTEKALANQFLAPGRTPTIANERMPASKTVHMQTKARCTGEMRNELLGTGLSNKGNLETDLRNRRGLVLDERQSAAELDAVLQHHHNLQEKLAEDMLNLARNLKNNTLVAQNIIKQDNQTLTQSMRQADTNFEKLKVESERLEQHTKKSVNWTLWLMLILVSFTFISMILFIRIFPKLR from the exons ATGGCTTCGTCTAGGTTAGAAATCAATTTTATCCGATTATTGTCCCGCTGCGAATCTATAGCTTCGGAGAAGCGAGTGGAAACGGAATGGAGGTTGGAAAAG TATGTTGGTGCTCTTGAAGAGATGTTGGTGGCTTTGAGGAAAAGTCCAAG CAAACCCACAGTAGAGGTGATGACAGACTACACACGAAAGGTTGACTTCTTGAAAGGACTTCTAGAAGCAGAGAAACTG TCAGGGACAGAAAAAGCCCTGGCCAATCAGTTCCTAGCTCCTGGACGTACACCCACCATAGCCAATGAGAGGATGCCAGCCAGTAAGACAGTTCACATGCAGACCAAAGCCCGGTGCACAGGGGAGATGAGGAACGAGCTGTTAGGCACT GGTCTGTCGAACAAAG GAAATTTGGAAACAGACTTGCGAAACAGAAG GGGTTTGGTGCTGGATGAAAGGCAGTCAGCAGCTGAGCTGGATGCAGTGCTACAGCACCATCACAACCTACAGGAAAAGTTGGCTGAAGACATGCTGAACCTGGCGCGCAACCTGAAGAACAACACGCTGGTGGCCCAGAACATTATCAAACAGGACAACCAG ACCCTGACCCAGTCTATGCGGCAGGCAGACACCAACTTCGAGAAGCTGAAGGTTGAGTCGGAGCGTTTGGAGCAGCACACCAAGAAGTCGGTCAACTGGACCCTGTGGCTGATGCTCATCCTGGTCTCCTTCACTTTCATCAGTATGATCCTCTTCATCAGGATCTTCCCCAAGCTCAGATGA
- the LOC106560505 gene encoding uncharacterized protein isoform X1, which yields MEYLQSYHCLLCYFLLALRDPALCAKEITVSPDKPIVKLGDAVTLICETTCPQVKPRWMELDESDVIQNTTNNRSYLHIAAVQLNHEGKYTCTAAKCSKQKKETIQLRVYSFPVPVLSTVPENPVSGQPFEVKCTLTKVYHRDDDNVEMRLFHLDKLETEHSKNCTDDRFCDHTWSSKNQTGTSKTDYQCETNLTIAPNSFTEKARLTIHFQVKPMEAPTSEHINEEGEGQGDAGDVYNNPRSTATSPEQIGSQTSEPVNTEGEGQGDAGDVYNNPRSTATSPEQIGSQTSEPVNTEGEGQGDAGDVYNNPRSTATSPEQIGSQTSEPVNTEGEGRGDAGDVYNNPRSTATSPEQIGSQTSEPVNTEGEGQGDAGDVYNNPRSTATSPEQIGSQTSEPVNTEGEGQAVEASSSTTTTAMVALGSTVGSLSILCLLAYLIKWRKRKSSPSCPENHPDGC from the exons ATGGAGTACCTGCAATCTTATCACTGTTTACTCTGCTACTTTCTGCTGGCTCTTAGAG ATCCTGCACTCTGTGCTAAAGAGATCACTGTTAGCCCAGACAAACCCATTGTCAAGCTGGGAGATGCTGTGACCTTGATCTGTGAGACAACCTGTCCCCAAGTCAAACCACGCTGGATGGAACTAGACGAGAGCGATGTCATTCAGAATACCACAAACAACAGAAGTTATCTACATATTGCAGCTGTACAGCTGAATCACGAGGGAAAGTATACCTGCACAGCAGCAAAATGTAGCAAACAGAAGAAGGAAACAATCCAGCTCAGAGTTTACT CTTTCCCGGTGCCTGTCCTGTCCACGGTGCCAGAGAACCCTGTCTCTGGTCAACCTTTTGAGGTGAAATGTACACTGACAAAAGTTTACCACAGAGATGATGACAACGTTGAGATGCGTCTCTTCCACCTTGACAAGCTTGAAACAGAACACTCCAAAAACTGTACTGATGACAGATTTTGTGATCACACGTGGTCTTCTAAGAATCAGACGGGCACTAGCAAAACAGATTATCAGTGTGAAACCAATCTTACTATTGCCCCTAACAGCTTTACTGAAAAGGCTCGTCTTACCATACATTTCCAGG TTAAACCCATGGAAGCACCAACGTCAGAACATATAAATGAGGAAGGCGAAGGTCAAG GTGATGCTGGTGATGTCTATAATAATCCCAGAAGCACTGCCACGTCTC CTGAACAGATAGGATCACAAACGTCAGAACCTGTCAACACGGAAGGCGAAGGTCAAG GTGATGCTGGTGATGTCTATAATAATCCCAGAAGCACTGCCACGTCTC CTGAACAGATAGGATCACAAACGTCAGAACCTGTCAACACGGAAGGCGAAGGTCAAG GTGATGCTGGTGATGTCTATAATAATCCCAGAAGCACTGCCACGTCTC CTGAACAGATAGGATCACAAACGTCAGAACCTGTCAACACGGAAGGCGAAGGTCGAG GTGATGCTGGTGATGTCTATAATAATCCCAGAAGCACTGCCACGTCTC CTGAACAGATAGGATCACAAACGTCAGAACCTGTCAACACGGAAGGCGAAGGTCAAG GTGATGCTGGTGATGTCTATAATAATCCCAGAAGCACTGCCACGTCTC CTGAACAGATAGGATCACAAACGTCAGAACCTGTCAACACGGAAGGCGAAGGTCAAG CAGTGGAGGcctccagctccaccaccaccacagccatGGTTGCACTGGGCTCCACAGTGGGATCCCTATCCATTCTCTGCTTGCTGGCTTACCTGATCAAATGGAGGAAACGCAAGTCATCCCCCAGTTGTCCAGAGAACCATCCTGATGGCTGCTGA
- the LOC106560505 gene encoding uncharacterized protein isoform X2, producing the protein MEYLQSYHCLLCYFLLALRDPALCAKEITVSPDKPIVKLGDAVTLICETTCPQVKPRWMELDESDVIQNTTNNRSYLHIAAVQLNHEGKYTCTAAKCSKQKKETIQLRVYSFPVPVLSTVPENPVSGQPFEVKCTLTKVYHRDDDNVEMRLFHLDKLETEHSKNCTDDRFCDHTWSSKNQTGTSKTDYQCETNLTIAPNSFTEKARLTIHFQVKPMEAPTSEHINEEGEGQGDAGDVYNNPRSTATSPEQIGSQTSEPVNTEGEGQGDAGDVYNNPRSTATSPEQIGSQTSEPVNTEGEGQGDAGDVYNNPRSTATSPEQIGSQTSEPVNTEGEGRGDAGDVYNNPRSTATSPEQIGSQTSEPVNTEGEGQGDAGDVYNNPRSTATSPEQIGSQTSEPVNTEGEGQVEASSSTTTTAMVALGSTVGSLSILCLLAYLIKWRKRKSSPSCPENHPDGC; encoded by the exons ATGGAGTACCTGCAATCTTATCACTGTTTACTCTGCTACTTTCTGCTGGCTCTTAGAG ATCCTGCACTCTGTGCTAAAGAGATCACTGTTAGCCCAGACAAACCCATTGTCAAGCTGGGAGATGCTGTGACCTTGATCTGTGAGACAACCTGTCCCCAAGTCAAACCACGCTGGATGGAACTAGACGAGAGCGATGTCATTCAGAATACCACAAACAACAGAAGTTATCTACATATTGCAGCTGTACAGCTGAATCACGAGGGAAAGTATACCTGCACAGCAGCAAAATGTAGCAAACAGAAGAAGGAAACAATCCAGCTCAGAGTTTACT CTTTCCCGGTGCCTGTCCTGTCCACGGTGCCAGAGAACCCTGTCTCTGGTCAACCTTTTGAGGTGAAATGTACACTGACAAAAGTTTACCACAGAGATGATGACAACGTTGAGATGCGTCTCTTCCACCTTGACAAGCTTGAAACAGAACACTCCAAAAACTGTACTGATGACAGATTTTGTGATCACACGTGGTCTTCTAAGAATCAGACGGGCACTAGCAAAACAGATTATCAGTGTGAAACCAATCTTACTATTGCCCCTAACAGCTTTACTGAAAAGGCTCGTCTTACCATACATTTCCAGG TTAAACCCATGGAAGCACCAACGTCAGAACATATAAATGAGGAAGGCGAAGGTCAAG GTGATGCTGGTGATGTCTATAATAATCCCAGAAGCACTGCCACGTCTC CTGAACAGATAGGATCACAAACGTCAGAACCTGTCAACACGGAAGGCGAAGGTCAAG GTGATGCTGGTGATGTCTATAATAATCCCAGAAGCACTGCCACGTCTC CTGAACAGATAGGATCACAAACGTCAGAACCTGTCAACACGGAAGGCGAAGGTCAAG GTGATGCTGGTGATGTCTATAATAATCCCAGAAGCACTGCCACGTCTC CTGAACAGATAGGATCACAAACGTCAGAACCTGTCAACACGGAAGGCGAAGGTCGAG GTGATGCTGGTGATGTCTATAATAATCCCAGAAGCACTGCCACGTCTC CTGAACAGATAGGATCACAAACGTCAGAACCTGTCAACACGGAAGGCGAAGGTCAAG GTGATGCTGGTGATGTCTATAATAATCCCAGAAGCACTGCCACGTCTC CTGAACAGATAGGATCACAAACGTCAGAACCTGTCAACACGGAAGGCGAAGGTCAAG TGGAGGcctccagctccaccaccaccacagccatGGTTGCACTGGGCTCCACAGTGGGATCCCTATCCATTCTCTGCTTGCTGGCTTACCTGATCAAATGGAGGAAACGCAAGTCATCCCCCAGTTGTCCAGAGAACCATCCTGATGGCTGCTGA
- the LOC106560505 gene encoding uncharacterized protein isoform X3: MEYLQSYHCLLCYFLLALRDPALCAKEITVSPDKPIVKLGDAVTLICETTCPQVKPRWMELDESDVIQNTTNNRSYLHIAAVQLNHEGKYTCTAAKCSKQKKETIQLRVYSFPVPVLSTVPENPVSGQPFEVKCTLTKVYHRDDDNVEMRLFHLDKLETEHSKNCTDDRFCDHTWSSKNQTGTSKTDYQCETNLTIAPNSFTEKARLTIHFQVKPMEAPTSEHINEEGEGQGDAGDVYNNPRSTATSPEQIGSQTSEPVNTEGEGQGDAGDVYNNPRSTATSPEQIGSQTSEPVNTEGEGQGDAGDVYNNPRSTATSPEQIGSQTSEPVNTEGEGRAVEASSSTTTTAMVALGSTVGSLSILCLLAYLIKWRKRKSSPSCPENHPDGC; encoded by the exons ATGGAGTACCTGCAATCTTATCACTGTTTACTCTGCTACTTTCTGCTGGCTCTTAGAG ATCCTGCACTCTGTGCTAAAGAGATCACTGTTAGCCCAGACAAACCCATTGTCAAGCTGGGAGATGCTGTGACCTTGATCTGTGAGACAACCTGTCCCCAAGTCAAACCACGCTGGATGGAACTAGACGAGAGCGATGTCATTCAGAATACCACAAACAACAGAAGTTATCTACATATTGCAGCTGTACAGCTGAATCACGAGGGAAAGTATACCTGCACAGCAGCAAAATGTAGCAAACAGAAGAAGGAAACAATCCAGCTCAGAGTTTACT CTTTCCCGGTGCCTGTCCTGTCCACGGTGCCAGAGAACCCTGTCTCTGGTCAACCTTTTGAGGTGAAATGTACACTGACAAAAGTTTACCACAGAGATGATGACAACGTTGAGATGCGTCTCTTCCACCTTGACAAGCTTGAAACAGAACACTCCAAAAACTGTACTGATGACAGATTTTGTGATCACACGTGGTCTTCTAAGAATCAGACGGGCACTAGCAAAACAGATTATCAGTGTGAAACCAATCTTACTATTGCCCCTAACAGCTTTACTGAAAAGGCTCGTCTTACCATACATTTCCAGG TTAAACCCATGGAAGCACCAACGTCAGAACATATAAATGAGGAAGGCGAAGGTCAAG GTGATGCTGGTGATGTCTATAATAATCCCAGAAGCACTGCCACGTCTC CTGAACAGATAGGATCACAAACGTCAGAACCTGTCAACACGGAAGGCGAAGGTCAAG GTGATGCTGGTGATGTCTATAATAATCCCAGAAGCACTGCCACGTCTC CTGAACAGATAGGATCACAAACGTCAGAACCTGTCAACACGGAAGGCGAAGGTCAAG GTGATGCTGGTGATGTCTATAATAATCCCAGAAGCACTGCCACGTCTC CTGAACAGATAGGATCACAAACGTCAGAACCTGTCAACACGGAAGGCGAAGGTCGAG CAGTGGAGGcctccagctccaccaccaccacagccatGGTTGCACTGGGCTCCACAGTGGGATCCCTATCCATTCTCTGCTTGCTGGCTTACCTGATCAAATGGAGGAAACGCAAGTCATCCCCCAGTTGTCCAGAGAACCATCCTGATGGCTGCTGA
- the LOC106560505 gene encoding uncharacterized protein isoform X4 yields MEYLQSYHCLLCYFLLALRDPALCAKEITVSPDKPIVKLGDAVTLICETTCPQVKPRWMELDESDVIQNTTNNRSYLHIAAVQLNHEGKYTCTAAKCSKQKKETIQLRVYSFPVPVLSTVPENPVSGQPFEVKCTLTKVYHRDDDNVEMRLFHLDKLETEHSKNCTDDRFCDHTWSSKNQTGTSKTDYQCETNLTIAPNSFTEKARLTIHFQVKPMEAPTSEHINEEGEGQGDAGDVYNNPRSTATSPEQIGSQTSEPVNTEGEGQGDAGDVYNNPRSTATSPEQIGSQTSEPVNTEGEGQGDAGDVYNNPRSTATSPEQIGSQTSEPVNTEGEGRVEASSSTTTTAMVALGSTVGSLSILCLLAYLIKWRKRKSSPSCPENHPDGC; encoded by the exons ATGGAGTACCTGCAATCTTATCACTGTTTACTCTGCTACTTTCTGCTGGCTCTTAGAG ATCCTGCACTCTGTGCTAAAGAGATCACTGTTAGCCCAGACAAACCCATTGTCAAGCTGGGAGATGCTGTGACCTTGATCTGTGAGACAACCTGTCCCCAAGTCAAACCACGCTGGATGGAACTAGACGAGAGCGATGTCATTCAGAATACCACAAACAACAGAAGTTATCTACATATTGCAGCTGTACAGCTGAATCACGAGGGAAAGTATACCTGCACAGCAGCAAAATGTAGCAAACAGAAGAAGGAAACAATCCAGCTCAGAGTTTACT CTTTCCCGGTGCCTGTCCTGTCCACGGTGCCAGAGAACCCTGTCTCTGGTCAACCTTTTGAGGTGAAATGTACACTGACAAAAGTTTACCACAGAGATGATGACAACGTTGAGATGCGTCTCTTCCACCTTGACAAGCTTGAAACAGAACACTCCAAAAACTGTACTGATGACAGATTTTGTGATCACACGTGGTCTTCTAAGAATCAGACGGGCACTAGCAAAACAGATTATCAGTGTGAAACCAATCTTACTATTGCCCCTAACAGCTTTACTGAAAAGGCTCGTCTTACCATACATTTCCAGG TTAAACCCATGGAAGCACCAACGTCAGAACATATAAATGAGGAAGGCGAAGGTCAAG GTGATGCTGGTGATGTCTATAATAATCCCAGAAGCACTGCCACGTCTC CTGAACAGATAGGATCACAAACGTCAGAACCTGTCAACACGGAAGGCGAAGGTCAAG GTGATGCTGGTGATGTCTATAATAATCCCAGAAGCACTGCCACGTCTC CTGAACAGATAGGATCACAAACGTCAGAACCTGTCAACACGGAAGGCGAAGGTCAAG GTGATGCTGGTGATGTCTATAATAATCCCAGAAGCACTGCCACGTCTC CTGAACAGATAGGATCACAAACGTCAGAACCTGTCAACACGGAAGGCGAAGGTCGAG TGGAGGcctccagctccaccaccaccacagccatGGTTGCACTGGGCTCCACAGTGGGATCCCTATCCATTCTCTGCTTGCTGGCTTACCTGATCAAATGGAGGAAACGCAAGTCATCCCCCAGTTGTCCAGAGAACCATCCTGATGGCTGCTGA